One genomic segment of Ignavibacteriota bacterium includes these proteins:
- a CDS encoding phosphoglycerate kinase, producing the protein MEKLFIEDLNLKGKKVLVRVDFNVPLNENLEITDDIRITSALPTIEKIIKDGGKAILMSHLGRPKGGPNPKYSLKPTAVRLGELIGKEVKLAPDCVGEVVKKMVDDMKEGDVLILENVRFHAEEEKNVPEFAKQLADLGEVYINDAFGSAHRAHASTEGITKYISQNASGYLMKKELDYLGSAVQNPKRPFTAILGGAKISGKIDVIQQLMSKVDNLIVGGGMGYTFYKSQGLEIGTSLLEADKVDLAKEILEKAKTSGVNFMLPVDVVVAPEFDNCSLSDIVPVTAMPADKMGLDIGPKTIEKFKEIILASKTVVWNGPMGVFEFDNFAKGTNAIAEALVEATEKGAITIIGGGDSAAAIKKAGLDEKVSHVSTGGGASLEYLEGKVLPGVEALSNK; encoded by the coding sequence ATGGAAAAATTATTTATCGAAGATTTAAACCTTAAAGGTAAAAAAGTTTTAGTTCGCGTTGATTTTAATGTTCCGCTAAACGAAAATTTAGAAATTACTGATGATATCAGAATTACATCTGCGCTTCCAACAATTGAAAAAATTATAAAAGACGGCGGAAAGGCAATATTGATGAGCCACTTGGGAAGACCAAAAGGGGGACCAAATCCAAAATATAGTTTAAAACCAACAGCAGTTCGTTTGGGTGAATTGATAGGAAAAGAAGTAAAATTAGCTCCCGATTGTGTTGGTGAAGTAGTGAAAAAAATGGTTGATGATATGAAAGAAGGCGATGTTTTAATTTTGGAAAACGTAAGATTTCATGCAGAAGAAGAAAAAAATGTTCCGGAATTTGCAAAACAATTAGCTGATTTAGGAGAAGTTTACATTAATGATGCATTCGGTTCTGCTCACCGTGCACACGCTTCAACAGAAGGAATTACAAAATATATTTCTCAAAATGCTTCCGGCTATTTGATGAAAAAAGAATTGGATTATTTGGGAAGTGCAGTTCAAAATCCTAAAAGACCATTTACGGCAATTTTGGGCGGTGCAAAAATTTCTGGTAAAATTGATGTAATTCAACAATTAATGAGCAAAGTTGATAACTTGATTGTCGGCGGCGGAATGGGTTACACATTTTATAAATCGCAAGGTTTGGAAATTGGTACATCACTTTTGGAAGCTGATAAAGTTGATCTCGCAAAAGAAATTCTTGAAAAAGCAAAAACTTCCGGTGTAAATTTTATGCTTCCGGTTGATGTTGTTGTTGCTCCGGAATTTGATAATTGCTCACTTTCTGATATTGTTCCAGTTACCGCAATGCCGGCAGATAAAATGGGATTGGATATTGGTCCAAAAACTATTGAGAAATTTAAAGAAATAATTTTAGCAAGTAAAACAGTTGTTTGGAATGGACCAATGGGAGTTTTTGAATTTGATAATTTTGCAAAAGGTACAAACGCAATTGCCGAAGCTTTAGTTGAAGCAACAGAAAAAGGCGCAATTACAATAATTGGCGGCGGAGATTCTGCTGCAGCAATTAAAAAAGCCGGATTGGATGAAAAAGTTTCTCACGTTTCTACAGGCGGCGGCGCATCTTTAGAATATTTAGAAGGTAAAGTTTTACCCGGAGTTGAGGCTCTTTCCAATAAATAA
- a CDS encoding rhomboid family intramembrane serine protease, translating to MAYNDYRPRGFGGFSFFPPVIKNILIINGIVFFISIIAQNIVVGGVLLDNLITKYFALIPFSNTYWNFMPWQLITYQFLHGGFSHIFFNMLMLWMFGMEIENIMGSKKFLIFYLLAGVGGGILQLLLGTGSAPIIGASGAVYGVMVAFAMYFPDRLIYVYFLIPVKAKYLIVFMMVIEFLSVGDASFVAHLAHLGGAVIGFLFVMLDRKNNYNFDRIFDNFKSKSSGSDNLNFKKKKSPFSFGKKDAEEVEFYDINSSNKNEEKISQETIDKILDKISQSGYQNLTEKEKKILFEASKKN from the coding sequence ATGGCTTATAATGATTATCGACCAAGGGGATTTGGCGGATTTAGTTTTTTCCCTCCGGTTATAAAAAATATTTTAATAATAAATGGAATTGTTTTTTTTATTTCAATTATTGCACAAAATATTGTAGTTGGCGGAGTACTTCTTGATAATTTAATTACAAAATATTTCGCATTAATTCCATTCAGTAATACATATTGGAATTTTATGCCTTGGCAATTAATTACGTACCAATTTTTGCATGGCGGATTTTCACACATATTTTTCAATATGTTGATGTTGTGGATGTTTGGAATGGAAATTGAAAATATTATGGGCTCAAAGAAATTTTTAATTTTCTATTTGCTCGCCGGAGTTGGAGGAGGAATTCTACAATTATTATTGGGAACCGGTTCGGCACCGATAATTGGAGCTTCCGGAGCTGTTTATGGCGTAATGGTTGCTTTTGCAATGTACTTCCCCGATAGATTAATTTACGTATATTTTCTTATTCCCGTTAAAGCAAAATATTTAATTGTTTTTATGATGGTTATTGAATTTCTTTCTGTGGGAGATGCAAGTTTTGTTGCACATTTAGCTCATTTAGGCGGAGCAGTAATTGGATTTTTATTTGTTATGTTGGATAGGAAAAACAATTATAATTTTGATCGAATTTTTGATAATTTCAAATCAAAATCAAGTGGGTCTGATAATCTAAATTTCAAGAAAAAGAAAAGTCCATTTAGTTTTGGGAAAAAAGATGCTGAGGAAGTTGAGTTTTATGATATAAATTCATCAAATAAAAATGAAGAAAAAATTTCTCAAGAAACAATTGATAAAATTTTAGATAAAATTAGTCAAAGCGGTTATCAAAATTTAACAGAAAAAGAAAAGAAAATTCTTTTTGAAGCAAGCAAGAAAAATTAA
- a CDS encoding RecQ family ATP-dependent DNA helicase: MLQNKLHEFFGFENFRPGQEQIIKDILNKKNVLVIMPTGAGKSICYQLPSIISETYSIIISPLISLMQDQVNSLNQKQKIAAFINSSLDFSESEKVLNELQNSKIKLLFVSPEKLNNINFVQRIKNFKPEFLFIDEAHCISEWGHNFRPSYRNIKTFAQAIEVKNISAFTATATPEVRKDIIEQLQFENPAVHITGFERENISLNVLFDKNKKEKIAEILRENKTPTIIYSSTRKHAEQLSQFLNLQKITNEFYHAGLTNELRRIIQDNFINGRTNIIVATNAFGMGIDKKNIGLVIHYNIPSSIENLYQEFGRAGRNGAESKAILFYSNRDKEIQDFFIQISNPNVEQIKKCYDTILDFHKIAVNIKTEKLLEISNDLIKLIESKEIHKGLIPSIISILEESNYLKLHSQNSLSHFIQIKLSQNDLKKYLKGMYNSELQDFVIQLIKIFGNSIFNSKVEINFDFLYQNFGYTKNTISSFLFTLNNIGIIEYDKPAFVQKISMLTERVASKNLKLNKAEINKKIQLAENKLDQVLEYVNTDDCRFKFILQYFGEETKNYKCGKCDNCTNKNKNINNNEFINEIIIRTFKEFKGSLTENRLIGILKGSSNSNIARKISTFENCKHYSIQEIELSIQFLLKKNVLKEINDELVFNPMEELFFVEETEFENAEIQNNNYEINLELYNKLREERDLAAKKFNQNPQIICSDKILREIVKDKPQSSSAILQIYGFNQRMFNKIGPEFLSIIKEHAITENENSISKKLPKHISQTYDLILKKYSLYDISKLLKLPESIVSIQVETIISYYPNLDFSPLISKEEFDLVKVNITDFNEDLKSIKNRVDKNISYSKIRIVKAILKANSSAV, translated from the coding sequence ATGCTGCAAAATAAATTACACGAATTTTTCGGATTTGAAAATTTTCGTCCCGGACAAGAACAAATTATTAAAGACATTTTAAATAAAAAAAATGTTTTAGTAATTATGCCAACCGGAGCCGGAAAATCAATTTGTTACCAATTGCCATCAATCATTTCCGAAACTTATTCAATTATAATTTCCCCGCTTATTTCTTTGATGCAAGATCAAGTAAATTCTTTGAATCAAAAACAAAAAATTGCAGCATTCATTAACAGCAGTTTAGACTTCTCAGAGTCAGAAAAAGTTCTAAACGAATTGCAAAATAGTAAAATAAAATTGCTGTTTGTTTCTCCCGAAAAACTTAACAACATAAATTTTGTTCAGCGAATTAAAAATTTCAAACCGGAATTTTTATTTATTGATGAAGCACATTGCATAAGCGAATGGGGACATAATTTTAGACCAAGTTACAGAAATATTAAAACTTTTGCTCAAGCAATTGAAGTGAAAAATATTTCTGCATTTACCGCAACCGCAACTCCCGAAGTTAGAAAAGATATAATTGAGCAATTGCAATTTGAAAATCCCGCAGTTCACATTACTGGTTTTGAGAGAGAAAATATTTCACTAAATGTTTTATTTGATAAAAATAAAAAAGAGAAAATTGCGGAAATTTTAAGGGAAAATAAAACTCCGACAATAATTTATTCTTCTACAAGAAAACATGCGGAACAGTTATCACAATTTTTAAATCTTCAAAAAATTACAAATGAATTTTATCACGCCGGTTTAACAAATGAATTAAGAAGAATTATTCAAGATAATTTTATTAATGGAAGAACAAATATTATTGTTGCAACAAATGCTTTTGGAATGGGAATTGATAAAAAAAATATTGGACTTGTAATTCATTATAATATTCCGAGTTCAATCGAAAATTTATATCAAGAATTCGGAAGGGCCGGCAGAAACGGTGCCGAATCGAAAGCAATTTTATTTTATTCAAATCGCGATAAAGAAATTCAAGATTTTTTTATTCAAATTAGTAATCCAAATGTTGAGCAAATTAAAAAATGTTACGATACGATTTTAGACTTTCACAAAATTGCAGTAAATATTAAAACTGAAAAACTTTTAGAAATTTCAAATGATTTAATAAAATTAATTGAATCGAAAGAAATTCATAAAGGATTGATTCCTTCAATAATTTCAATTTTGGAAGAAAGTAATTATCTAAAACTTCATTCACAAAATTCACTTTCGCATTTTATTCAAATAAAATTATCTCAAAATGATTTAAAGAAATATTTAAAGGGAATGTATAATTCCGAATTACAAGATTTTGTAATTCAATTAATTAAAATTTTCGGAAATTCAATTTTCAATTCAAAAGTGGAAATTAATTTTGATTTTCTTTATCAAAATTTTGGATATACTAAAAATACAATCAGTTCATTTTTATTTACGTTAAATAATATTGGAATTATTGAATACGATAAACCGGCGTTTGTTCAAAAAATTTCTATGTTAACTGAAAGAGTTGCGAGCAAAAATCTTAAGTTGAACAAAGCGGAGATTAATAAAAAAATTCAATTAGCTGAAAATAAACTTGACCAAGTTTTAGAATACGTAAATACCGATGATTGCCGTTTTAAATTTATCTTGCAATATTTTGGTGAAGAAACTAAAAATTACAAATGCGGTAAATGTGATAATTGTACGAATAAAAACAAAAATATTAATAACAATGAATTTATCAACGAAATTATTATTAGAACTTTTAAGGAATTTAAAGGAAGTTTAACAGAAAATAGATTGATCGGAATTTTAAAAGGAAGTTCGAATTCAAATATCGCAAGAAAAATTTCAACATTTGAAAATTGCAAACATTACTCAATTCAAGAAATTGAATTGTCAATTCAATTTTTATTGAAGAAAAATGTTTTGAAAGAAATAAATGATGAATTGGTTTTTAATCCAATGGAAGAATTATTTTTTGTTGAAGAAACCGAATTTGAAAATGCAGAAATTCAGAATAATAATTATGAAATTAATCTTGAATTATATAATAAATTACGCGAAGAAAGAGATTTAGCAGCAAAAAAATTTAATCAAAATCCGCAAATAATTTGCTCGGATAAAATTTTAAGAGAAATTGTAAAAGATAAACCTCAATCTTCATCGGCAATTTTACAGATTTACGGATTCAACCAAAGAATGTTTAATAAAATTGGTCCGGAATTTTTATCAATTATTAAGGAACACGCAATAACTGAAAATGAAAATTCAATTTCGAAAAAATTACCAAAACACATTTCACAAACTTATGATTTGATATTGAAAAAATATTCACTTTATGATATTTCAAAACTGCTTAAACTGCCGGAATCTATTGTGTCAATTCAAGTTGAAACAATAATTAGTTATTATCCGAATTTGGATTTTTCTCCATTAATCTCGAAAGAAGAATTTGATTTGGTAAAAGTGAATATTACAGATTTTAACGAAGATTTGAAATCAATAAAAAATAGAGTGGATAAAAATATTAGTTATTCAAAAATTAGAATTGTAAAAGCAATCCTTAAAGCTAATTCTTCTGCTGTTTAG
- a CDS encoding ABC transporter ATP-binding protein: MNSIEVTNLTKIFKTKALNKNEITALDKVSLNVEKGIIFSLLGPNGAGKTTLIKILLGIVFPTSGNAKILDQDVSNFEVRKKIGYLPENHKFPNYLNGEEVIVYYAKLSGYEIDKNSPRISEVLNLVKMEKWRKTKIKKYSKGMMQRLGLAQAIIHDPEIIFLDEPTDGIDPVGRKEIRDILKDLKNQGKTLFLNSHLLSEVELVSDKVAILNEGKLIKIGSVEELTVSKEICIIEINEKLNNDLIENLSKSYKFNFSNNIIELEVSDNKISNVFMDELRKSNINILSFSQKKSSLEDMFIKSISEKNNNE, encoded by the coding sequence ATGAATTCCATTGAAGTTACAAATCTAACCAAAATATTTAAAACCAAAGCTCTAAATAAAAATGAAATTACAGCTTTGGATAAAGTTTCGCTGAATGTTGAAAAGGGAATTATATTTAGTTTGCTTGGTCCAAACGGAGCCGGAAAAACTACATTGATAAAAATTTTGTTAGGAATTGTTTTTCCAACAAGCGGAAATGCTAAAATTTTAGATCAAGATGTTTCAAATTTTGAAGTGAGAAAAAAAATCGGATATCTTCCGGAAAATCATAAATTCCCAAATTATCTAAATGGTGAAGAAGTTATTGTATATTATGCAAAATTAAGTGGATATGAAATTGATAAAAATTCTCCAAGAATTTCCGAAGTTTTGAATTTGGTGAAAATGGAAAAATGGAGAAAAACCAAAATCAAAAAATATTCTAAAGGAATGATGCAAAGATTGGGTTTGGCGCAAGCAATTATTCATGATCCGGAAATTATTTTTCTTGATGAGCCAACGGATGGAATTGATCCGGTTGGAAGAAAAGAAATTAGAGATATTTTAAAGGATTTGAAAAATCAAGGAAAAACATTATTTCTCAATAGCCATTTGCTTTCCGAAGTTGAATTAGTTTCCGATAAAGTTGCAATTTTAAATGAAGGAAAATTAATAAAAATCGGAAGTGTTGAAGAACTTACCGTTTCCAAAGAAATCTGTATTATTGAAATTAATGAAAAGTTAAATAATGATTTGATCGAAAATTTGAGCAAATCTTACAAATTTAATTTTAGCAATAATATTATTGAATTGGAAGTTTCGGATAATAAAATCTCTAATGTTTTTATGGATGAATTGCGAAAATCAAATATTAATATTCTAAGTTTTAGTCAGAAAAAAAGTTCGCTTGAAGATATGTTTATCAAATCAATTTCCGAGAAAAATAATAATGAATAA
- a CDS encoding ABC transporter permease subunit gives MNNILTISNFTIREAISRKIIVAFFAISTFVTIMFALLFTFVSFNDFSISAQSNGHDMVGVTKELLSKLKGFVIWPLFKGGLFLSIFSAASFIPSMLEKGNIDLILSKPIARWQIILGKFLGGVLIVLVNIAYLVVFLWILIGIKFGVWEPSLLYSIFTITFAFASLYSLIILIGILTQSSILAMMLSYLIFFVLSPILQARDTISIFLKNQIIQKVMEILYYIIPQTSELSDITTDLAMSSKIYDFQPFLTSLVFLILVLYFSIIIFSKKDY, from the coding sequence ATGAATAATATTTTAACGATTTCCAATTTTACAATTAGAGAAGCAATTTCAAGAAAAATTATTGTAGCTTTTTTTGCAATTTCAACATTTGTAACAATTATGTTTGCATTGCTTTTTACATTTGTATCTTTCAATGATTTTAGTATTAGTGCACAATCAAATGGACACGATATGGTTGGAGTGACTAAGGAATTGCTTAGTAAGCTTAAAGGATTTGTTATTTGGCCCTTATTTAAAGGTGGATTATTTTTATCAATTTTTTCTGCAGCAAGTTTTATTCCCAGTATGCTGGAAAAAGGAAATATTGATCTTATTCTTTCCAAACCGATTGCTCGCTGGCAAATTATTTTGGGAAAATTTCTTGGAGGAGTTTTAATTGTACTAGTGAATATTGCATATTTGGTTGTTTTTCTCTGGATTTTGATAGGAATAAAATTTGGGGTTTGGGAACCATCATTATTATATAGTATTTTTACAATCACTTTTGCTTTTGCATCTCTCTATTCGTTAATAATTTTAATCGGTATCTTAACTCAAAGTTCAATTCTTGCAATGATGCTTTCATATTTGATTTTTTTTGTATTATCTCCAATTTTACAAGCTCGAGATACAATATCAATTTTCTTAAAAAATCAAATCATTCAAAAAGTAATGGAAATATTGTATTATATTATTCCGCAAACCTCTGAGTTAAGTGATATCACTACTGACTTAGCAATGTCTTCTAAAATTTATGATTTCCAGCCATTTTTAACATCTTTGGTGTTTCTAATTCTCGTTCTATACTTCAGTATTATCATTTTTAGTAAAAAAGATTACTAA
- a CDS encoding NAD(P)-binding domain-containing protein, with product MEEKKLKLEDLLNDAPSAENKDQIEYVAIIGAGVMGQGIAQTIASSGVDVIIIEKDQNNLELAKEKIQNSMRYEIERWAMTESEMKSILSRIRWSLDLEEAAECDVIIEAIVENYQLKRILFKKLDEIANPDTIFVSNTSTLSLTEIAEVTNRKDKIIGMHFLNPVPKVPLVELVKGMDTSEVTVAKCKKFARKIGKTAIEVYEYPGFVTTRAIVPLLNEAMHILLEGIASAKDIDIAMKLGYNFKMGPLELADSMGLDEVLTWMEQLWKTLGEPRYRPCPLLRKLVRERKLGKKSKEGFFKYDDDGNIIE from the coding sequence ATGGAAGAAAAAAAATTGAAATTAGAAGATTTACTAAATGATGCTCCATCGGCAGAAAATAAAGATCAAATTGAATATGTAGCAATTATTGGCGCGGGAGTAATGGGACAAGGAATTGCTCAAACAATTGCTTCATCCGGCGTTGATGTAATAATAATTGAAAAGGATCAAAATAATCTTGAGTTGGCGAAGGAAAAAATTCAAAACTCAATGCGTTATGAAATTGAAAGATGGGCAATGACCGAAAGTGAAATGAAATCAATTCTAAGCAGAATTAGATGGAGTTTGGATTTAGAAGAAGCTGCAGAATGCGATGTAATTATTGAAGCTATTGTTGAAAATTACCAACTAAAAAGAATATTATTTAAAAAGTTGGATGAAATTGCAAATCCCGATACAATTTTTGTTTCGAATACATCAACTTTAAGTTTAACGGAAATTGCCGAAGTTACAAACAGAAAAGATAAAATTATTGGAATGCATTTTCTAAATCCGGTTCCAAAAGTTCCTTTGGTTGAATTGGTAAAAGGAATGGATACTTCGGAAGTAACTGTTGCAAAATGTAAAAAGTTTGCGCGCAAAATCGGCAAAACGGCAATTGAAGTTTATGAATATCCTGGCTTTGTAACAACAAGAGCAATCGTTCCTTTACTTAATGAAGCAATGCACATTTTGCTCGAAGGAATTGCATCTGCAAAAGATATTGATATTGCTATGAAACTTGGTTACAATTTTAAAATGGGACCTTTAGAATTAGCTGATTCTATGGGATTAGATGAAGTTTTAACTTGGATGGAACAATTGTGGAAAACTTTAGGCGAACCAAGATACAGACCTTGTCCGCTTTTAAGAAAATTAGTTAGGGAAAGAAAACTTGGGAAAAAATCTAAAGAAGGATTTTTCAAGTATGATGATGACGGAAATATTATTGAATAA
- a CDS encoding acetate kinase translates to MKILVLNCGSSSIKYQLIETNTKDALAKGMIERIGMSSAVLTHEPKGKEKIRIVGEILDHSIAMEYVIAVLLSPNHGVISSRDEIDAVGHRVVHGGEDFSGSVLITDDVLKALRENIELAPLHNPPNLKGIAAAKEHLPNIPQCGIFDTAFHMSMPPHAYLYGIPFKLYKRYKIRRYGFHGTSHRYVSLRAAEILGKPYEELKIITAHLGNGASMAAIKNGKSIDTSMGFTPLEGLLMGTRSGDLDPSIITYIMGKEELTISEANTMLNKHSGLVGISGESSDMREIEQAVAEGDKKATYAFDVFTYRIKKYVGAYAAAMGGLDALVFTGGIGENSVKVRKDVCHDLEFLGIELDDELNNNVKGEAIITMQNTKTKVLRIPTNEELVIAMDTEQIVKGNL, encoded by the coding sequence TTGAAAATATTAGTATTAAATTGCGGAAGTTCTTCAATCAAATATCAATTGATTGAAACAAATACCAAAGATGCGCTTGCAAAAGGAATGATTGAAAGAATTGGAATGAGCAGTGCTGTGTTGACTCATGAACCAAAAGGGAAAGAGAAAATTAGAATTGTCGGTGAAATTTTGGATCATTCAATTGCAATGGAATATGTGATTGCAGTTTTGTTAAGTCCAAATCACGGTGTTATTTCAAGCAGAGACGAAATTGATGCGGTTGGTCATAGAGTTGTTCACGGCGGTGAAGATTTCAGCGGATCGGTTTTAATAACGGATGATGTTTTAAAAGCTTTGCGTGAAAATATTGAATTGGCACCGCTTCACAATCCGCCGAATTTAAAAGGAATTGCAGCGGCAAAAGAACATTTACCAAATATTCCTCAATGCGGAATTTTTGATACTGCGTTTCATATGTCAATGCCGCCGCACGCTTATTTATATGGAATTCCATTTAAACTTTATAAAAGATATAAAATTAGAAGATACGGTTTTCACGGAACTTCGCATAGATATGTTTCTTTAAGAGCTGCAGAAATTTTAGGAAAACCTTATGAGGAATTAAAAATTATTACAGCGCATCTTGGAAACGGTGCAAGCATGGCAGCAATAAAAAATGGAAAATCAATTGATACTTCAATGGGATTTACACCTTTAGAAGGTTTATTAATGGGAACAAGAAGCGGCGATTTGGATCCTTCAATAATTACTTACATTATGGGAAAGGAAGAATTAACCATTTCAGAAGCAAACACAATGTTAAACAAACATAGCGGTTTAGTTGGAATTAGCGGTGAAAGCAGTGATATGCGCGAAATTGAACAAGCAGTTGCCGAAGGTGATAAAAAAGCTACTTACGCATTTGATGTTTTTACTTATAGAATTAAAAAATATGTTGGTGCTTACGCAGCAGCAATGGGCGGATTAGATGCTTTAGTTTTTACCGGTGGAATTGGAGAAAATTCTGTAAAAGTTAGAAAAGATGTTTGTCACGATTTAGAATTTTTAGGAATTGAATTAGATGATGAATTAAATAATAACGTAAAAGGTGAAGCAATAATTACGATGCAAAATACAAAGACTAAAGTTTTAAGAATTCCTACAAACGAAGAATTGGTTATTGCAATGGATACCGAACAAATTGTTAAGGGAAATCTTTAA
- a CDS encoding SDR family oxidoreductase, protein MDLQLGNKIVLVTAASTGIGRAIAELFLLENSKVVICSSNIDKLEKTANEIREKFNKEILFYKCDINNLHEIEKTVSFVESKLGSIDILVNNCGGPIPGYFENLSEENWNFAFDQVLKSAVRFTKLVLPKMKEKKWGRIINITSISVKQPIDNLLLSNAFRSAVTAFAKTLSNQVGQYNITINNVAPGLTLTGRLEELAKVKAKEANISKEEMLAKMANEIPLRRLAKPEEIASSVIYLASEIGGYINGQTIVVDGGFNKSTY, encoded by the coding sequence TTGGATCTTCAATTAGGAAATAAAATTGTATTAGTTACTGCGGCAAGTACTGGCATTGGCAGAGCTATTGCAGAATTATTTTTATTAGAAAATTCGAAAGTTGTAATTTGTTCAAGTAATATTGATAAGCTTGAAAAAACCGCAAATGAAATTAGAGAAAAATTTAACAAAGAAATTTTATTCTATAAGTGTGATATAAATAATTTACATGAAATAGAAAAAACCGTTTCTTTTGTTGAAAGTAAATTAGGAAGTATTGATATTTTAGTAAATAATTGCGGCGGACCAATTCCAGGTTATTTTGAAAATCTTTCGGAAGAAAATTGGAATTTTGCATTTGATCAAGTTTTGAAAAGTGCAGTAAGATTTACAAAATTAGTTCTTCCAAAAATGAAAGAAAAAAAATGGGGAAGAATAATTAATATAACTTCGATTTCTGTAAAACAACCGATAGATAATCTATTACTTTCCAATGCATTCAGAAGTGCAGTTACAGCTTTTGCAAAAACTTTATCAAATCAAGTTGGACAATATAATATTACCATAAATAATGTAGCTCCGGGTTTAACATTAACCGGCAGACTTGAAGAACTTGCAAAAGTTAAAGCAAAGGAAGCAAATATTTCTAAAGAAGAAATGCTTGCTAAAATGGCAAACGAAATTCCTTTAAGAAGATTGGCAAAACCGGAAGAAATAGCTTCATCAGTTATTTATTTAGCTTCGGAAATTGGCGGATATATAAACGGACAAACCATAGTTGTTGATGGCGGATTTAACAAATCAACATATTAA